GAATTCTACGGGATTAAATTTCGCGCGACTGACCCAACCGACGAGGTTGAATATGACTATGAAGTTGGATTTTTTGGGGCGACAGAAACGGTGTTTGAGCTGCGGAAGATCCCTACTCAACCTGCAAACGCGGCCCCAACCGCCAGTGCAGGCCCGGACCAGACCGTCGCTTCGGCAGCAGCAGTGACGCTGGACGGCACGGCCTCCAGTGACCCCGATGCGGGCCAGACCATCACCTATGCATGGAGCCAGACCGAAGGTGACGCCGTCACGCTTTCCGACGCCACGGCGGCAAGCCCGAGCTTCACCGCGCCGACGCTGAACCCCGGTGACACGGCCGTCGAGCTGATCTTCCAGCTCATCGTCACCGATAACCTCGGTCTCGCATCAACAGCTGATGTGGTGACGATCACCGTGGAAGCCCCGGCCAACCAGGCCCCAACCGCCAGTGCAGGCCCGGACCAGACCGTCGCTTCGGCAGCAGCAGTGACGCTGGACGGCACGGCCTCCAGTGACCCCGATGCGGGCCAGACCATCACCTATGCATGGAGCCAGACCGAAGGTGACGCCGTCACGCTTTCCGACGCCACGGCGGCAAGCCCGACCTTCACCGCGCCGACGCTGAACCCCGGTGACCCGGAGGTCGTGCTGACCTTCCAATTGATCGTCACCGATAACCTCGGTCTCGCATCAACAGCTGATGTGGTGACGATCACCGTTGTTTCCGGGGTCTCAGTGGCGCTTTCGGGGGGGCCTGACGCGATAACCGGAACTGACCCGTTCACCGTGACGGCGACCTTCTCGACAAACGTCACTGGCTTTGACGATCTCGCCAATGATGTTGATGTTACCAATGGGTCTGTCACTGACATCTCCGGTAGCGGCGCGGTTTATACCTTGACCATTGCTCCAACCGGTAACGGCGATGTCAGCATCTTCATTCCTGCGGCAGCGGCGCAGGAAGACAGAGATGACGGCTTCGTCAACCCGAACTCTGCCTCCGACACGCTGAGAATCGGCAATCGCATTGTGGAGATTACTGAGCGCGCGATATCGTCCTTCATGCTGGGCCGTGCCAATAATCTGGCCTCCAACCAGCCGCGCCTGTCCCGCTTCCTGCGCGGTGAGGGCTGCGGGTCATTCAATGCCAGTGGCAACGATGCGGGCGGGTCGCTGGAAGGCTGCGCAACACAAGGCAATGTCTGGACCGAGATCACAGCATCTTGGGGCAATGGCTCCAGCTACTCGCTGGGCACAATCGGCGCGCATCAGTTCATCAACGAGAACTTCCTGCTCGGCGGGATGGTCCAGTTCGACCGAGCTACGGATGACCGCAACAACGCACGAGGCACCGGCTGGATGGTTGGCCCATACTTCGCCGCAAAAATGGCTGAACAGCCGCTCTACTTCGAGGGCCGCTTGCTCTATGGCCAAACCAGCAACCGTATCTCGCCACTGGGAACCTATACCGACGGCTTCTCGACCGAGCGCTGGCTGGCACAGCTGCGCGCTGAGGGCGAAATCCAGCAAGAAACCATCACCTGGATCCCGCTGCTGGACTTCACCCACACACGCGACCGCTCGAGGGCCTATACCGATAGCCTCGGCAATGCGATCGGTAGCCAGTCTGTGGCCCTGACACAGCTGACCAGTGGCATGGACTTCAGGGTGCCGCTACAATCAGATGCAGGCAGTCTGGAACTCACCGGCGGGGCATCGGCAATCTACTCGTCCACACGGGGCGGCTCAGCTGATTTCGAGAATGGCCGTGGGCGCGTTCACATGGGCATGAACTGGGACTCCGGACAGGGAACCACAGTCCGGGCCGGCACCTTCTATGACGGCATCGGTTCGCGCTTCCGCAGCGTTGGCGGCAATCTGGGCGTCGATATCCGCTTCTGAGAATCTGCCTCTCAAGAAGCGATCAAGCCCGCCCCTTCCTCCTTGGGGCGGGCTTTTTGATGACGGGGACTGGAGACCGCGTTGCTGCATGTGCGAAAGGCTACGCATACTGCAGCGGCCCCGAATGACCGCAATGGGCTCTTCGCGTCGTTGGCAAGCCCCGCAAGCGGGGCCAGGCTGCTGAGGCTACGCCCCGAACCCTGACAGCCATCGCTCCCTGATCCAATGCGCCCTGCCCCGTCTCTTCCAGAGCCGCGCCAGATCACTTGTCTCATGGTCGCCATGACTGACAGGTTTCGGCCCTGCGGGTCTGCATCCTTCTTGCAAGACTACCGTTGCCCTCGTTCGTGCACGGCTCTTGCCCGCGAAATCCGCGTATAGATGCACAGTGAAAGATCAGGGGAAACCCGCGCGCATGGGCGCGGGTTGAGACTATTCCAAGGACAGCACGGGGGATCGACGGGCCTATGGCCCGCTCACCGCCCGCGCTGACACTCTTCTTTTTCTTCTTGTCCGCCCAACAGACCTGATCGAGCCGGTCAAGGGGCAAGCGCCGCGCGAGGCGCGTCGTCAGACCACCCACCCGTGTCCTCGACCTGCGGTCTGCGGGCCGCGCCAGTGGGTGTTCTGACCCCGTGACAGTCTCGCTCAGGCCCGTGGGTCGGGCTTCGCCCTCTCCCACTCTGTTCCGCCGAATACATGCGTATCCGGCAAATCAGATTGGCCGAGGCGCAGCCCATCGGCGGAAACAGGGACAAACCCAAACCGCCCACATCGCTTGAGAGGATGAAAGATCATGACCGTGAAACCTTGGCAATCGTGGCACCATTTCGATTCAGCCGAAGATGCCATTGAATACCGCCGCGAACACGGCACCGGTGGCTGGATTTTCGAGATCAGCGACAATGGTGAAGCGGTGCTGTTCCCATGGCAGAGCACGCCCAAAGATATCTTCAATTCCGTGTTCGTGCATGGGCGCATAGGCCGTTTCATCGGCACAGATGAACGCAAAACATGGTCATATGACATGGCCGAAAAACTTGGCCTGTGAGGGGGAAATCATGGCTGTTACCATCCAATACCCCGCAATGGCCTATCGCTATGAAGGCCGCGTTCACCGCAAAGGCATGACCTCAAGCCGCACCATCATCAAAACCTTTGACCGCGCCCACACGGGCACGGTCATACTGGCCGACACGCCAGACGCCATGACGCGCCTTGACGACATGCTTGAAGCAGCCTTCAAAGCCAAGATTGGCGCAACCGCCGCGTTCTATAATGCCGCCGCATGGTTGAACGACACCGAGATCCTGTCATGCGCCAAGCGCGCGAAATGCCAGATCGTGCCCCCGATATAGGGGGGCGGTCATACTCAGGTCTGGTGTCCTGATCGGCCCAAGAGGACAAGCCCCCTGCCCCGATCAGGACGGGCGCTGCCCGCGCAGGGCCGCTATCGCGGGAAAGGTGTCGGGCGTCCTCGTTTAATGTGTCCGGCTGTTCACCCGTGCGCGGCTGTGCCGCGCGCCGGGGCCGGACGCAACCACCCCACACGGTCTTGTCATTCTACCACACCCGTCAAGGACGGCGCACCGCAAAAGGGCGGTGCTTGCAAGCGGCCCTACAGGCCGTCCCTGACAGATGTGTCCAATTGCCCGCGACCGAGCGGGGCAGTTGAGCCTCGATTTTCTCCGTCACTTCACCTATATTCTCAAGGAGATCACAATGAGCGACATGGACATGAACCAAGCAGAAGCCAGAAAGATCGACGCCGAAATCGCAAGCCTCAATGCGATGACCGCTAAGCTCCATGCCGAAACAATGAAGCTCTCAAAGGAAACGCGCTGGTATGAGGCAATCGTCCTTATCGCTGTCGTCGGCGCAACTGCCGCGGTCGTCAAAATTTTCTTCTGAACAATGCAACGCGGCCCTCCGGGGGCCGCTTTTTGCATGTTACCGCGCGTGCCTGACCACCTGCCGCCCTGTTGTATCACGGGCAATCTCACCCTCATACAGATAATCAACAGAGCGCTTCAGGCGCACAAAATCATCATCGGCCAGCTCGCGCCACCGCTCCCCTTCCGGCCAGCGGTTCAACGCCGCGCTGCGCTCCGCGCGCTCCAAACGCATCACAGCATCTTCCATCACCCGCACTTCGCGATCAACAATTGCGCGCGCCGATCCAATCAGTTCAGAGGTGGTCGCGGAAATTCGGACCAGTTGCTAAGCTCTGGCAACTGAAGAAGGACGAACAATCGATATGGCGAAACAGAAGCGTTACACGGCAGAATTCAAGGCGAAGGTTGCTTTGGAAGCGATCCGTGAAGAGTTGACGACGGCAGAGCTGTCGAAGAAATATGAAGTACATCCGACGATGATCAACGGCTGGAAACGCACGGCAATTGCCAAGATGGCGCAGTCGTTTGACGCCAAGCCGGTTGGTGAACCAGTGATTTCCGGCAAGGATGTAGAGAAGCTGCACGCCAAGATTGGCCAATTGGTAGTGGAACGGGATTTTTTGGCGGATGCCTCCAGGCTCATTCTCGGGACTGGAGGCAAAAAGCCGTGAAGAAAGATCATCCCAAACTGAGTGTCCGGCGGCAATGCACACTGCTGTCGCTCGCCCGATCGACGCTGTACTATCAGCCCTGCGGTGAAAGCGCGGAAAACCTGAAATTCATGAAGATCATCGACGAGCAATTCCTGAAAA
The Roseinatronobacter monicus DNA segment above includes these coding regions:
- a CDS encoding PKD domain-containing protein, with the translated sequence MLVDCGWVDVTHFENISGAGQSFSAVEFYGIKFRATDPTDEVEYDYEVGFFGATETVFELRKIPTQPANAAPTASAGPDQTVASAAAVTLDGTASSDPDAGQTITYAWSQTEGDAVTLSDATAASPSFTAPTLNPGDTAVELIFQLIVTDNLGLASTADVVTITVEAPANQAPTASAGPDQTVASAAAVTLDGTASSDPDAGQTITYAWSQTEGDAVTLSDATAASPTFTAPTLNPGDPEVVLTFQLIVTDNLGLASTADVVTITVVSGVSVALSGGPDAITGTDPFTVTATFSTNVTGFDDLANDVDVTNGSVTDISGSGAVYTLTIAPTGNGDVSIFIPAAAAQEDRDDGFVNPNSASDTLRIGNRIVEITERAISSFMLGRANNLASNQPRLSRFLRGEGCGSFNASGNDAGGSLEGCATQGNVWTEITASWGNGSSYSLGTIGAHQFINENFLLGGMVQFDRATDDRNNARGTGWMVGPYFAAKMAEQPLYFEGRLLYGQTSNRISPLGTYTDGFSTERWLAQLRAEGEIQQETITWIPLLDFTHTRDRSRAYTDSLGNAIGSQSVALTQLTSGMDFRVPLQSDAGSLELTGGASAIYSSTRGGSADFENGRGRVHMGMNWDSGQGTTVRAGTFYDGIGSRFRSVGGNLGVDIRF